Proteins encoded by one window of Arachis ipaensis cultivar K30076 chromosome B04, Araip1.1, whole genome shotgun sequence:
- the LOC107639577 gene encoding ERBB-3 BINDING PROTEIN 1 translates to MSDDEREEKELDLSSPEVVTKYKTAAEIVNKALKLVVSECKPKAKIVDICEKGDSYIREQTGNVYKNVKRKIERGVAFPTCISVNNTVCHFSPLASDEAVLEGGDILKIDMACHIDGFIAAVAHTHVLQDGPVTGRAADVITAANTAAEVALRLVRPGKKNKDVTEAIQKVAAAYDCKIVEGVLSHQMKQFVIDGNKVVLSVTNPDTRVDDAEFEENEVYAIDIVTSTGEGKPKLLDEKQTTIYKRAVDKSYHLKMKASRFIFSEISQKFPIMPFSARALEEKRARLGLVECVNHELLQPYPVLHEKPGDYVAHIKFTVLLMPNGSDRVTSYPLQELQPTKTIEDPDIKAWLALGTKTKKKGGGKKKKGKKGDKADESAEAEPMDSTNGQE, encoded by the exons ATGTCAGATGATGAAAGGGAGGAGAAGGAGTTGGATCTCTCTTCTCCTGAAGTTGTCACCAAATACAAGACTGCGGCTGAGATCGTTAACA AGGCTTTGAAGTTGGTGGTCTCAGAATGTAAACCGAAGGCCAAGATTGTGGACATTTGCGAAAAAGGAGATTCATACATTAGAGA GCAAACTGGTAATGTGTACAAGAATGTTAAGAGAAAGATTGAGAGAGGCGTTGCTTTTCCAACCTGCATATCTGTAAACAATACAGTCTGTCATTTCTCTCCTCTAGCAAGCGATGAGGCGGTGTTGGAAGGAGGTGATATATTGAAAAT TGATATGGCTTGTCATATAGATGGATTCATTGCTGCTGTGGCACACACACATGTGCTTCAGGATGGCCCAGTTACAGGACGGGCAGCTGATGTTATCACAGCTGCAAACACTGCTGCCGAAGTAGCCTTAAGACTTGTAAGGCCAGGAAAGAAG AATAAGGATGTAACCGAGGCAATTCAAAAGGTTGCTGCTGCCTATGATTGTAAAATTGTTGAGGGTGTGCTTAGTCACCAAATGAAGCAATTTGTAATTGATGGGAACAAAGTTGTGCTTAGTGTAACAAATCCAGATACAAGGGTTGATGACGCGGAGTTTGAGGAAAACGAAGTTTATGCAATTGATATAGTAACAAGCACTGGAGAAGGCAAG CCCAAGCTGTTGGACGAAAAGCAGACAACTATTTATAAGAGAGCCGTTGACAAGAGTTATCACTTAAAGATGAAAGCATCTAGATTCATTTTCAGTGAAATAAGCCAAAAATTTCCAATTATGCCATTCTCTGCTAG GGCTTTGGAAGAGAAAAGAGCTCGCCTGGGTCTAGTGGAATGTGTGAATCATGAGCTCTTGCAGCCATATCCTGTTCTGCATGAAAAGCCGG GTGATTATGTTGCGCACATCAAATTCACAGTCTTGCTAATGCCAAATGGATCAGATCGAGTCACCTCTTATCCACTCCAGGAGTTGCAGCCAACGAAAACCATAGAGGATCCAGATATCAAGGCATGGCTGGCTTTGGGCACAAAAACAAAGAAGAAAGGTGgtggaaaaaagaagaaag GTAAGAAGGGGGACAAGGCAGATGAATCAGCTGAAGCTGAGCCTATGGACTCTACAAATGGTCAAGAATGA